The following proteins come from a genomic window of Nautilia profundicola AmH:
- a CDS encoding tRNA dihydrouridine synthase, translated as MNISTLKSDSPYFFLAPLAGYTDLPFRSVVKKFGCDMTFSEMTNVNAIAYQNEKTQKMMEKSPLENPYFVQIAANNVENAVKAVEIINELNWIDGIDINLGCPVNKARRSGFGGVLLKDENRDFLKEVVGTIVKTSKKPVSAKMRIGFDKSVVEDRAKLLEDLGIVFLTIHGRTVKQMYKGEADYDEIKKGVNAVKIPVIANGDITDYEKAKYVLEYTGASGVSIGRGAVGKPWIFLEMKQQGNITSEQKKEVILEHFNQMVYWYGEYGVILFRKHAHAYSKGIPKASEFRSKMNEVKDPEVARKLIEEYFNV; from the coding sequence ATGAATATATCGACTCTGAAATCTGATTCTCCTTATTTTTTCTTAGCTCCCCTTGCCGGTTATACGGATTTGCCTTTTAGAAGCGTTGTTAAAAAATTCGGTTGTGATATGACGTTTTCCGAAATGACAAACGTAAACGCAATCGCTTACCAAAATGAAAAAACACAAAAAATGATGGAAAAATCCCCTCTTGAAAATCCTTATTTCGTACAGATTGCAGCAAACAACGTTGAAAACGCCGTAAAAGCCGTTGAAATCATAAACGAACTCAACTGGATAGACGGAATAGATATAAATTTGGGATGTCCTGTGAATAAAGCCAGAAGAAGCGGATTCGGAGGCGTGTTGCTAAAAGACGAAAACAGGGATTTTCTAAAAGAGGTAGTGGGAACCATAGTTAAAACGTCAAAAAAACCGGTAAGTGCAAAAATGCGAATAGGATTTGACAAAAGCGTAGTTGAAGACAGGGCGAAACTGCTTGAAGATTTGGGAATTGTATTTTTGACTATACACGGAAGAACGGTCAAGCAGATGTATAAAGGAGAGGCCGATTACGATGAAATAAAAAAAGGCGTAAACGCCGTAAAAATCCCCGTAATCGCAAACGGTGACATTACAGATTATGAAAAAGCAAAATATGTACTTGAATACACGGGTGCAAGCGGCGTTTCGATCGGAAGAGGAGCGGTAGGGAAACCCTGGATATTTCTTGAAATGAAACAGCAGGGCAATATAACCTCTGAACAGAAAAAAGAAGTAATACTTGAACATTTTAATCAAATGGTATACTGGTACGGTGAGTACGGAGTAATACTCTTTAGAAAACACGCTCACGCATACTCTAAAGGCATTCCAAAAGCCAGTGAATTCAGAAGCAAAATGAATGAGGTAAAAGATCCTGAAGTTGCCAGAAAACTTATTGAGGAATATTTTAATGTTTAA
- the dksA gene encoding RNA polymerase-binding protein DksA, which translates to MKKYHLYKEMLLMRKAELEKILNSLSDEIKDINKCEINDEADFAAASMDSGRDYQIYINQKKELEEINDALKKIDEGTFGICEMCEDPIQEARLKIKPYAKYCIICREIIEKEGK; encoded by the coding sequence ATGAAAAAGTATCACTTATACAAGGAAATGCTGTTAATGAGAAAAGCTGAACTTGAAAAAATTTTAAACAGCCTTTCAGATGAAATTAAAGATATTAATAAATGTGAAATCAACGACGAAGCTGACTTTGCAGCCGCAAGTATGGACAGCGGAAGAGATTATCAAATATATATCAATCAAAAAAAAGAACTTGAAGAAATAAACGACGCATTAAAAAAAATAGACGAAGGAACATTCGGAATCTGTGAAATGTGTGAAGACCCTATCCAAGAAGCAAGACTAAAAATAAAACCATACGCAAAATATTGTATAATATGTAGAGAAATCATCGAAAAAGAAGGAAAATAA
- a CDS encoding 23S rRNA (pseudouridine(1915)-N(3))-methyltransferase RlmH, which yields MQINVFSIEKKEDFQAEIKDFIKKSKQFADVKNHTLYSNKLSKSDNPQKEYSKIFAKYITDGYNVILTPEGKLIDSYEFANIFEHSKVNFFIAGAWGFDEEFKKKGINISLSPLTMSHKVAKLVLFEQIYRGLSIKNNHPYHK from the coding sequence ATGCAGATTAACGTCTTCTCGATTGAGAAAAAAGAAGATTTTCAGGCAGAAATAAAGGATTTTATAAAAAAATCAAAACAGTTCGCTGATGTTAAAAACCATACACTATACTCCAATAAACTATCAAAATCGGACAATCCTCAAAAAGAGTATTCTAAAATATTTGCTAAATATATAACTGACGGTTACAACGTAATCCTGACTCCTGAAGGAAAACTAATCGACAGTTATGAATTTGCAAATATTTTCGAGCACTCTAAAGTAAACTTTTTCATTGCCGGTGCTTGGGGCTTTGATGAAGAGTTCAAAAAAAAAGGAATAAATATTTCGTTAAGTCCTCTTACAATGAGCCATAAAGTTGCTAAATTAGTTTTGTTCGAACAAATTTACAGGGGGTTAAGCATCAAAAACAATCACCCATATCATAAATAA
- a CDS encoding thiamine phosphate synthase: MAIYALLDWDTLKKYDISIKDFCKTAKGLKAKILQYRDKNSSLEEKKERLLEIKKHWKKPLIINDTVELLPFCDGIHIGQEDLESLSQKFNLPKYDVIQKLRTGELLEWKMENGKWKINKKTKINNSPLSIVHCPFIVGLSTHNKEEILEANTYPLSYIGLGAYRPTDTKNTDNIIGEKVIDLIKFSNHPVAVIGGVKIYDKIPSKFKVIGSDICRLTSSRLRKKKIFRQK; encoded by the coding sequence GTGGCAATATACGCTCTTCTTGACTGGGACACTTTAAAAAAATACGATATTTCTATAAAAGACTTCTGCAAAACAGCAAAAGGTCTTAAAGCCAAAATACTCCAGTACAGAGACAAAAACTCCTCTTTAGAAGAAAAAAAAGAGCGTCTGCTGGAGATCAAAAAACACTGGAAAAAGCCGCTTATTATCAACGACACTGTTGAGCTTCTGCCTTTCTGCGACGGAATACACATTGGACAGGAAGACCTTGAATCGTTATCCCAAAAGTTTAATCTTCCTAAATACGATGTAATACAAAAATTAAGAACAGGTGAATTATTAGAATGGAAAATGGAAAATGGAAAATGGAAAATTAACAAAAAAACCAAAATAAACAATTCTCCATTGTCCATTGTCCATTGTCCATTTATAGTCGGTCTCTCAACCCACAACAAAGAAGAAATACTCGAAGCCAACACATATCCTTTAAGTTATATAGGTCTTGGGGCATACCGTCCTACAGATACCAAAAATACCGATAATATAATAGGAGAAAAAGTTATAGATCTAATAAAATTTTCTAATCATCCCGTTGCTGTTATCGGTGGAGTTAAAATTTATGATAAAATTCCGTCAAAATTTAAAGTTATAGGAAGCGATATATGCAGATTAACGTCTTCTCGATTGAGAAAAAAGAAGATTTTCAGGCAGAAATAA
- the accD gene encoding acetyl-CoA carboxylase, carboxyltransferase subunit beta: MGFSNFLKKFKKPQPTSQEKNTTWIKCPACGAISFYKEVQKEFNTCPKCEYHFRMSAEDRIKLLADEGTFVEFDKNLEPNDPLNFVDKKSYKKRVEENYKKTGRKSSVISGECKINGIPTQLVVFDFAFMGGSLGSVEGEKIVRAVNRAIEKNQGVVIVSTSGGARMQESTFSLMQMAKTSAALASLAEHNLPYISVLTDPTFGGVSASFAFLGDFIIAEPGAIIGFAGPRVIKQTIGEDLPEGFQRAEFLLEHGLIDMVIKRDELKDTIGNLLKYTLKKAG, translated from the coding sequence ATGGGATTTAGTAATTTTTTAAAAAAATTTAAAAAACCTCAACCGACAAGCCAGGAAAAAAACACTACTTGGATTAAATGTCCTGCGTGTGGTGCTATCAGTTTTTACAAAGAGGTTCAAAAGGAATTTAACACATGCCCTAAATGCGAATATCACTTTAGAATGAGTGCGGAAGACAGAATCAAACTACTTGCGGATGAAGGTACTTTTGTAGAGTTTGATAAAAATCTCGAACCAAACGATCCGTTAAACTTTGTAGATAAAAAAAGTTACAAAAAAAGGGTTGAGGAAAACTACAAAAAAACCGGAAGAAAATCGTCTGTAATCAGTGGAGAATGTAAAATCAACGGTATACCTACACAGCTTGTGGTATTTGATTTTGCGTTTATGGGTGGAAGTTTAGGAAGTGTTGAAGGTGAAAAAATAGTAAGAGCAGTAAACAGAGCCATTGAAAAAAACCAGGGAGTTGTAATCGTTTCAACCTCAGGTGGAGCGAGAATGCAAGAAAGCACGTTTTCACTTATGCAGATGGCAAAAACATCAGCAGCGCTTGCGAGTCTGGCTGAACACAACCTGCCTTATATTTCAGTACTTACCGACCCTACATTCGGGGGAGTTAGTGCGTCTTTTGCGTTTTTGGGTGATTTTATTATCGCGGAACCGGGTGCGATTATAGGATTTGCCGGACCGAGGGTTATCAAACAGACAATCGGCGAAGACCTGCCTGAAGGATTCCAAAGAGCCGAATTCTTACTTGAACACGGTCTTATCGATATGGTAATTAAAAGAGACGAACTAAAAGACACTATCGGAAACCTGTTAAAATACACGCTTAAAAAAGCGGGCTGA
- a CDS encoding suhb — MSFIDATLCASLKIIRALHEEENIFEEKGIGFGGDRSLNIDLIAEKIFIKALSDYGNILSEEAGFIDNGKDKKIIIDPIDGSYNVSNHIPYFGCSVYLENEAAVVVNLSNGDYFVKDKNGKKFDNLFRKPFAANYRHDVIIFEKAYKNPDIVQKLSNHGLKFRAPGALSLSLCYGEFAKAVIYKGEIREFDIAAAQFYNSECHWHFEDDLILMSPEKKDLEEVLSIIKE, encoded by the coding sequence ATGAGTTTTATCGACGCTACATTATGTGCAAGTCTTAAAATTATAAGGGCTCTTCACGAGGAAGAAAACATTTTTGAAGAAAAAGGTATAGGTTTCGGAGGAGACAGAAGTCTTAATATCGACCTTATAGCCGAAAAAATCTTTATAAAAGCACTTAGCGATTACGGAAATATTTTAAGTGAAGAAGCGGGATTTATAGATAACGGTAAAGACAAAAAAATTATCATCGACCCGATTGACGGAAGTTACAACGTATCAAACCACATACCGTATTTTGGATGCAGCGTTTATCTTGAAAATGAAGCTGCAGTTGTTGTGAATCTCAGCAACGGTGATTATTTTGTAAAAGACAAAAATGGCAAAAAATTCGATAACCTTTTTAGAAAACCTTTTGCGGCGAACTACAGACACGACGTAATTATTTTCGAAAAAGCGTATAAAAATCCGGATATAGTACAAAAACTCAGCAACCACGGACTTAAATTCAGAGCTCCCGGAGCGCTTAGTTTGTCTCTTTGTTACGGAGAATTTGCAAAAGCCGTTATTTACAAAGGTGAAATAAGAGAGTTTGATATTGCCGCGGCACAGTTTTACAACAGCGAATGTCACTGGCATTTTGAAGACGACCTGATACTTATGAGCCCTGAAAAAAAAGACTTAGAGGAAGTTTTGAGTATAATAAAGGAATGA
- a CDS encoding thioredoxin fold domain-containing protein, which produces MKKLLLGLGIAVSLFASDKLLSQKELNNVLKSSIIYPKLSQDIKKGIVKVRGVEKDGFYIINIKTPRGSGNIYITKDKKYTILGNVLNNKNGTPLTANFPVNKKIVQNGVIFTFGKGDKEIYLVTDPECPYCRMMEVKTKANLEKNYKVHVILFPLSFHKNAKAMSYYILAGKTDAEKAKRFREVLGGSNEWKNYHPTKEEKVKFDKILNNSKKAVEELGARGTPTVYDKDFNKINWTTLGEKK; this is translated from the coding sequence ATGAAAAAACTATTATTAGGTTTAGGTATAGCGGTAAGTTTGTTTGCAAGCGACAAGCTTTTATCTCAAAAAGAATTAAACAATGTTTTAAAATCAAGCATAATATATCCGAAACTTTCACAGGATATCAAAAAAGGAATCGTTAAAGTAAGAGGTGTTGAAAAAGACGGGTTTTATATTATAAATATTAAAACACCGAGAGGTTCAGGGAACATATACATAACAAAAGACAAAAAATATACCATCTTAGGCAATGTTTTAAATAATAAAAACGGAACACCTCTAACGGCAAATTTTCCGGTAAATAAAAAAATAGTACAAAACGGTGTTATTTTCACATTCGGAAAAGGTGACAAAGAAATTTATCTTGTGACTGATCCTGAATGCCCTTATTGTAGAATGATGGAAGTAAAAACGAAAGCAAACCTTGAAAAAAATTATAAAGTGCATGTAATTTTATTCCCGTTAAGTTTCCATAAAAACGCAAAAGCCATGAGTTATTATATTTTAGCTGGGAAAACGGATGCGGAAAAAGCCAAAAGATTCAGAGAAGTTTTAGGTGGCAGCAACGAATGGAAAAACTACCATCCTACAAAAGAAGAAAAAGTAAAATTTGATAAAATATTAAATAATTCTAAAAAAGCGGTTGAAGAATTAGGGGCAAGAGGTACACCTACAGTTTACGATAAAGATTTCAATAAAATCAACTGGACTACATTGGGAGAGAAAAAATGA
- the pyrF gene encoding orotidine-5'-phosphate decarboxylase → MKLCIALDNPSKEENLKLAKELKEYAKELWLKVGFRSYIRDGAEFIKELKLMGYNVFLDLKLYDIPNTMADAAEEIANLGVDMFNVHASAGSIALKTVMQRLEKYEKRPLVLAVTALTSFTDEEFKKIYGDSIENKAKEFAKLSHEAGLDGVVCSAFESKMIKNITDEKFITLTPGIRPFGEDAGDQARVADISLAKEQKVDFIVVGRPIYKDEDPKAKVEKILNKIKEI, encoded by the coding sequence ATGAAACTCTGTATTGCCCTTGATAACCCATCAAAAGAAGAAAATTTAAAACTTGCAAAAGAATTAAAAGAATACGCAAAAGAATTGTGGCTTAAAGTAGGCTTTAGAAGTTATATACGTGACGGGGCTGAATTTATAAAAGAATTAAAGTTAATGGGTTATAATGTTTTTCTGGATTTAAAACTTTACGATATTCCGAACACAATGGCAGATGCCGCCGAAGAGATTGCAAATCTCGGCGTAGATATGTTTAACGTACATGCAAGTGCGGGAAGCATTGCATTAAAAACGGTTATGCAAAGACTTGAAAAATATGAAAAAAGACCTTTGGTATTAGCCGTTACGGCTCTTACGAGTTTTACGGATGAGGAGTTTAAAAAAATTTACGGTGACAGTATCGAAAATAAAGCAAAAGAGTTTGCAAAACTCTCTCACGAAGCGGGGCTTGACGGAGTGGTATGCTCTGCGTTTGAAAGTAAAATGATTAAAAATATAACAGACGAGAAATTTATAACCCTTACTCCCGGAATAAGACCTTTCGGGGAAGATGCCGGCGACCAGGCAAGGGTTGCGGATATCTCCCTTGCAAAAGAACAAAAAGTTGACTTTATAGTCGTAGGAAGACCAATATATAAAGATGAAGACCCAAAAGCAAAAGTTGAAAAAATATTAAACAAAATCAAGGAGATTTAA
- the dcd gene encoding dCTP deaminase, which translates to MGVKSDIWIRNMAKNFNMISPFEEKQVRKGIISYGVSSYGYDIRVSDEFMVFTNINSTVVDPKNFDERNVVNIKGDCIIPPNSFALCRSVEYFKMPRDVLAICVGKSTYARCGIIVNVTPIEPEWEGHITIEISNTTPLPAKIYANEGIAQLIFLGADDNICETSYADKSGKYHGQKGITLPKVDK; encoded by the coding sequence ATGGGTGTTAAGTCCGACATTTGGATTAGAAATATGGCGAAAAATTTTAATATGATATCTCCTTTTGAAGAAAAACAAGTAAGAAAAGGCATTATAAGTTATGGTGTAAGCTCTTACGGATATGATATCAGAGTTAGTGACGAATTTATGGTTTTTACAAATATAAACTCCACTGTCGTTGATCCAAAAAATTTTGATGAAAGAAATGTGGTAAACATCAAAGGTGATTGCATTATTCCTCCAAACAGCTTCGCTTTATGCAGAAGTGTGGAATATTTCAAAATGCCGCGCGACGTGCTTGCTATCTGTGTAGGAAAAAGTACTTACGCAAGATGCGGTATCATTGTAAACGTCACACCGATAGAACCTGAATGGGAAGGGCATATAACAATAGAAATTTCAAACACTACCCCTCTTCCTGCAAAAATTTACGCTAATGAGGGAATTGCACAGCTTATTTTCTTAGGAGCCGATGATAATATATGCGAAACAAGCTATGCGGACAAAAGCGGAAAATACCACGGTCAAAAAGGAATAACCCTTCCAAAGGTTGATAAATGA
- the accB gene encoding acetyl-CoA carboxylase biotin carboxyl carrier protein, giving the protein MDLREIKKLLEAFDKSTANILEYENEEFRIYLDKSASAVQTVAPQAVQQVQAAPVPAAQTTVEAVQETKELEGELITSPMVGTFYQAPSPDSPPYVKVGDKVKKGQTLCIIEAMKIMNELEAEFDCEILEILVEDGQPVEFDTPLFRVKRV; this is encoded by the coding sequence ATGGATTTAAGAGAGATTAAAAAACTTCTTGAGGCATTTGATAAATCGACTGCTAATATTTTAGAATATGAGAATGAAGAGTTTAGAATTTATTTAGATAAATCTGCGAGTGCTGTTCAGACAGTTGCGCCACAAGCAGTTCAACAAGTACAAGCTGCACCGGTACCGGCTGCTCAAACTACTGTTGAGGCTGTACAGGAAACAAAAGAATTAGAAGGTGAATTAATTACTTCGCCTATGGTTGGAACTTTCTATCAGGCTCCAAGTCCAGATTCACCTCCGTATGTGAAAGTGGGGGATAAAGTAAAAAAAGGTCAAACGCTTTGTATTATTGAAGCTATGAAAATTATGAATGAACTTGAAGCTGAGTTTGACTGTGAAATTCTTGAAATTCTGGTTGAAGACGGACAGCCTGTTGAATTTGATACGCCTCTTTTCAGGGTAAAAAGGGTATAA
- a CDS encoding acetyl-CoA carboxylase biotin carboxylase subunit, which translates to MKRILIANRGEIALRAIRAIHKLNKEAVCVYSKADKDAIYLKFADGAVCVGPERSNESYLNIPAIITAAEMTQCDAIFPGYGFLSENQTFVEVCKAHNIAFIGPSLEVMETMADKSKAKEVMKKAGVPVIPGSEGAINSVEEAKKVAKEIGYPVILKAASGGGGRGMRVVEDESYIENAFLAASSEAESAFGDPTIYMEKYIEKPRHVEVQILGDKHGNVIHLGERDCSLQRRHQKLIEESPANILDDETRKKLHETAVKAAKAIGYYSAGTIEFLVDKNLNFYFMEMNTRLQVEHPVSEMVTGIDLVEWMLRVEEGEKIPSQEEVEIKGHAIECRILAEDPEKFIPSPGKIQKLYIPGGKDVRVDTHVYAGYVIPQYYDSLIAKVITWGKDRNEAITVMKEALKEFQVSGIKTSIPFHLKMLENEDFINNNYDTKYLETKGLV; encoded by the coding sequence ATGAAAAGAATTTTAATTGCAAACAGAGGAGAAATTGCTCTAAGAGCTATTAGGGCTATTCATAAATTAAACAAAGAAGCTGTTTGTGTTTATTCTAAAGCCGACAAAGATGCGATATATTTAAAATTTGCCGACGGCGCCGTATGTGTAGGACCTGAAAGAAGCAATGAAAGTTATCTTAATATTCCTGCAATTATAACTGCGGCTGAAATGACACAGTGTGACGCTATATTTCCGGGTTACGGATTTTTGAGTGAAAATCAGACTTTTGTAGAAGTTTGTAAAGCCCACAATATCGCATTTATCGGGCCTTCTTTGGAAGTAATGGAAACAATGGCTGATAAATCAAAAGCCAAAGAGGTTATGAAAAAAGCAGGCGTACCTGTAATTCCGGGAAGCGAAGGTGCTATAAACTCTGTTGAAGAAGCTAAAAAAGTGGCAAAAGAAATAGGATACCCCGTAATTCTTAAAGCCGCAAGCGGTGGAGGCGGAAGAGGGATGAGAGTCGTGGAAGACGAAAGCTACATAGAAAACGCATTTCTTGCAGCAAGCAGCGAAGCAGAAAGCGCATTTGGGGATCCGACTATTTACATGGAAAAATATATTGAAAAACCACGCCATGTTGAGGTTCAGATTCTTGGAGACAAACACGGAAACGTAATTCATCTGGGTGAGAGGGACTGTTCTCTTCAGAGAAGACATCAAAAACTTATAGAAGAATCACCTGCAAACATTCTTGATGATGAAACAAGAAAAAAACTACATGAAACGGCTGTGAAAGCGGCAAAAGCTATCGGTTATTACAGTGCGGGGACTATTGAATTTTTAGTTGATAAGAATCTTAATTTCTATTTTATGGAGATGAATACAAGACTTCAGGTAGAGCATCCTGTAAGTGAAATGGTAACGGGAATAGATCTTGTTGAATGGATGTTAAGAGTTGAAGAGGGTGAAAAAATACCTTCTCAGGAGGAAGTTGAAATTAAAGGTCATGCGATTGAGTGTAGAATCTTAGCGGAAGATCCTGAAAAATTCATCCCAAGCCCGGGTAAAATACAAAAACTTTATATTCCGGGAGGTAAAGACGTAAGGGTGGATACACATGTATACGCAGGATATGTGATTCCTCAGTATTATGACAGTCTTATTGCGAAAGTAATTACATGGGGCAAAGACAGAAACGAAGCTATTACCGTTATGAAAGAAGCGCTTAAAGAATTTCAGGTTAGTGGAATTAAAACTTCAATTCCATTCCATTTAAAAATGCTTGAAAACGAAGACTTTATAAACAATAACTACGATACAAAATATCTGGAGACTAAGGGATTAGTTTAA
- a CDS encoding DUF3108 domain-containing protein has translation MRILLLFILALSLNAKTMIASYYAKYGIFGTIAEANAIYEANETNYKIFTESKALGLAATLSKHMVQTYSSIGVIKDNILIPNAYISTRKKGDDFYKRIYLFDHKNKKIIRLKYKNGKLEANETMPYYTPDDVLSLYFNLPNYLKKLPKKEIYTFYALGGRKSDGKVDVTFPKGRELEKVKDTFDNAKGVYIKANLYNKVFAGDKGILYLVIDPKNWVTLKGMVKNVLKIGDLKGGLKDFKLIP, from the coding sequence ATGAGAATACTTTTACTGTTTATTTTGGCTCTGTCTTTAAATGCAAAAACAATGATAGCAAGTTATTATGCAAAATACGGGATTTTCGGGACTATCGCAGAAGCAAACGCAATATATGAGGCAAATGAGACAAATTATAAAATATTCACCGAAAGCAAGGCTTTAGGACTTGCCGCCACACTTTCAAAACATATGGTTCAGACATATTCAAGTATAGGTGTTATTAAAGACAATATTCTGATTCCCAACGCATATATATCTACAAGGAAAAAAGGTGATGACTTTTACAAAAGAATATATCTTTTCGACCATAAAAACAAAAAAATAATTCGTCTCAAATACAAAAACGGAAAACTTGAAGCAAACGAAACAATGCCTTATTATACACCGGACGACGTACTCAGTCTGTATTTTAATCTTCCAAATTATCTGAAAAAACTCCCTAAAAAAGAAATTTATACATTCTATGCATTAGGCGGTAGAAAAAGTGACGGAAAAGTTGACGTAACTTTTCCAAAAGGCAGGGAGCTTGAAAAAGTTAAAGATACTTTTGACAACGCAAAAGGAGTATATATAAAAGCAAATTTATACAATAAAGTTTTTGCAGGTGACAAAGGTATTTTATATCTTGTAATAGATCCTAAAAATTGGGTAACACTTAAAGGAATGGTTAAAAATGTTCTTAAAATAGGAGATTTAAAAGGAGGATTAAAGGATTTTAAACTAATCCCTTAG
- a CDS encoding D-2-hydroxyacid dehydrogenase: MNIVFLDALTLGDVDFERFKKFGNVKIYQTTKPSETLERVKEADIVVTNKVVIDKHIMDNADIKFIQIAATGMNNVDLEYAKQKGIPVKNVAGYSTNAVIQQTFALVLGLLNKVCYFDSYTRNEYPQSEIFTHIQNWFEISGKRWGIIGLGEIGRGVAKIAKSFGAEVVYYSTSGKNSNPEYKRVELDELLKTSDIISIHAPLNENTKDLLNYEKLSLIKDNAVLVNLGRGGIINEKDLAGILKQKDMFVGLDVFEKEPVNADNPLLKYKDKTLLSPHIAWTSIEARNKLMDGIYKNIEEFAKSGN, encoded by the coding sequence ATGAATATAGTTTTTTTAGATGCTTTAACATTGGGTGATGTTGATTTTGAGAGGTTTAAAAAGTTCGGAAACGTTAAAATTTATCAAACCACAAAGCCGTCCGAAACTCTTGAGAGGGTAAAAGAGGCTGATATTGTGGTTACTAATAAAGTGGTGATTGATAAACACATAATGGACAATGCCGATATTAAATTCATTCAGATTGCTGCAACCGGGATGAACAACGTGGACTTGGAATATGCAAAACAAAAGGGAATACCGGTTAAAAACGTAGCCGGGTATTCAACAAACGCCGTTATTCAGCAAACATTCGCACTGGTTTTAGGACTCTTAAACAAAGTGTGTTATTTTGATAGTTATACCCGCAATGAATACCCACAGAGTGAAATATTTACACATATTCAAAACTGGTTTGAAATTTCAGGAAAAAGATGGGGGATAATCGGTCTTGGCGAAATAGGAAGGGGAGTTGCCAAAATAGCCAAAAGTTTCGGTGCCGAAGTTGTTTATTATTCTACAAGCGGAAAAAACAGCAATCCGGAATATAAAAGGGTTGAGCTTGATGAGCTCTTAAAAACCAGCGATATTATCTCAATTCACGCACCTTTGAATGAAAACACAAAAGATCTTTTAAATTACGAAAAACTTTCACTCATAAAAGATAACGCAGTGCTTGTTAATCTCGGAAGAGGAGGTATTATTAATGAAAAAGACCTTGCTGGAATTTTAAAGCAAAAAGATATGTTCGTAGGACTTGACGTATTTGAAAAAGAGCCTGTAAATGCGGATAATCCTCTTTTGAAATATAAAGACAAAACGCTTCTAAGCCCTCATATCGCATGGACGAGTATTGAAGCAAGAAACAAACTGATGGACGGGATTTACAAGAATATTGAAGAGTTTGCAAAAAGCGGGAATTAA
- a CDS encoding mechanosensitive ion channel family protein: MSGFIAITIAWGIKILGALAIYIIGKWAAKLLTNLFRKMLERSNTDVTLVKFLGDLVYFGLIVLVVIAALGTLGVNTTSFAAIIGAAGLAVGLALQGNIANFGAGVVLLFLRPFKVGDFVEAGGAVGVVDAIGIFNTTFKTGDNRVIIVPNSNIIGGNITNYSREAIRRIDLVIGVGYEDDLKLVKSTLEEILNNHPKVLKDPAPAVALAELADSSVNFNVRPWVKSEDYWGVRSELLETIKTTFDEKGINIPYPQMDVHVDQKAA, translated from the coding sequence ATGAGCGGATTTATTGCAATTACCATTGCATGGGGTATTAAGATATTAGGTGCTCTTGCAATTTACATAATAGGTAAATGGGCAGCTAAACTATTGACAAACTTATTTAGAAAAATGTTAGAAAGATCAAATACGGATGTAACTTTAGTCAAATTCTTAGGTGATTTGGTTTATTTCGGTTTAATTGTTTTAGTTGTTATAGCGGCTCTTGGCACACTCGGTGTTAATACAACATCATTTGCAGCTATTATCGGTGCCGCTGGTTTGGCTGTAGGTTTGGCGCTTCAGGGAAATATTGCAAACTTCGGTGCAGGAGTTGTTTTACTCTTCCTGAGACCGTTTAAAGTAGGTGATTTTGTTGAAGCCGGAGGAGCTGTGGGTGTTGTAGATGCGATAGGTATTTTCAATACTACATTCAAAACAGGGGACAACAGGGTAATTATCGTTCCAAACTCAAACATTATCGGAGGTAACATTACAAACTATTCAAGAGAAGCTATCAGAAGAATCGACCTTGTTATCGGTGTTGGTTATGAGGACGATCTTAAACTTGTAAAATCGACTCTTGAAGAAATTTTAAACAATCATCCGAAAGTTCTAAAAGACCCTGCACCTGCGGTGGCACTTGCCGAACTTGCGGACAGCAGCGTAAACTTCAACGTAAGACCTTGGGTTAAAAGCGAAGATTACTGGGGAGTCAGAAGCGAATTGCTTGAAACTATCAAAACTACATTCGATGAAAAAGGAATCAACATCCCTTATCCTCAAATGGATGTACACGTAGATCAAAAAGCGGCTTAA